In one Magallana gigas chromosome 9, xbMagGiga1.1, whole genome shotgun sequence genomic region, the following are encoded:
- the LOC117690653 gene encoding ankyrin-1-like, producing MYAILICSIFYFLSEQQLRNNKVLHNTDAVCDLNGAKHLYEACRNGQDNIVQQLLGDGADINLCIENGASPLSVACQNGHDSTVQLLLRNGGNINWCKKNGASPLFLACENGHDSTVKILLRNGAEINLCQEHGVSPLHVACQNGFNSILQFLLSNGAEINLCMENGASPLYVACQEGHNSTVQILLSNGADINICTKSKASPLYVACQNGHESTANFLLTKGADINLCIKNGASPLFIACQNGHDSIVQLLLRFGADINLCSENEDSALYIACQNGHDSIILLLLDKGADLNVRSDDGASPLYIACQNGHYDTVYLLLTNAADINLGTLDGTSPLIIACFVGNDDIVQLLLCYDADVNLCRIGQASPLFTACQFGHKRIVEFLLSNGANVNLCEEDGTSPLCVACFDGYFEIAQILLEKSADVNLCRNNGASPLFIACQKGHDNTVQLLLSNGADENLCMENGASPLFIACGNGHDITVQFLLSNGASVNLCTENGASPLFIACQNGHDIIVQLLLSNGASVNLCMENGASPLHVACHNGHDSTVQLLLSNGADENLCMENGASPLYIACDNGHDSIVQLLLGASVSFCLENGVLYIRYQKGNDSKVQHLLSNRADVNLCKENGASPLFIGCQNGHDSIVQLLLSNGADVNLCMKNGISPLYIACQNGLDSIVQLLLSNGADVNLCIENGASPLYIACQNGQHSTVKILLLNEADINVCMKDGDSPLHGACYDGHTSIVKVLLNKGAYINLNNIRELSPLFIAFHGRHYKTVQFLLKNGADASLANGCGMIPSLIDWFDENDRTVQFLRREDNIIKNIHDPDSFFSLFVFCQVENAKRIIYELFRL from the coding sequence ATGTATGCAATTTTGatttgttcaatattttattttttatcagaaCAACAATTGCGCAACAATAAAGTTTTACACAACACTGACGCAGTGTGTGATTTGAATGGAGCCAAACATCTCTATGAAGCTTGCCGAAATGGACAGGACAACATTGTACAACAATTACTAGGggatggagcagacattaactTGTGCATAgaaaacggagccagtcctctctctGTAGCTTGTCAAAATGGACATGACAGCACTGTACAGCTTTTACTGAGAAATGGAGGAAATATCAATTGGTGTAAGAAAAATGGAGCTAGTCCTCTTTTTTTAGCTTGTGAAAATGGACATGATAGTACTGTTAAAATTTTGCTTAGGAATGGAGCCGAAATAAATTTATGCCAGGAACATGGAGTTAGTCCTCTCCAtgtagcttgtcaaaacggattTAACAGCATTCTACAGTTCTTGCTGAGTAACGGAGCAGAAATTAATTTATGCATGGAGAATGGCGCTAGTCCTCTCTATGTAGCTTGTCAAGAAGGACATAACAGTACTGTTCAGATCTTGCTAAGTAATGGAGCTGACATTAACATTTGCACAAAAAGCAAAGCTAGTCCTCTATAtgtagcttgtcaaaacggacacgAAAGCACTGCAAATTTCTTGCTGACTAAGGGAGCAGACATTAACTTGTGCATAaaaaacggagccagtcctctgtttatagcttgtcaaaatggaCATGACAGTATTGTACAGTTGTTACTGAGAtttggagcagacattaatttatgctcGGAAAACGAAGACAGTGCTCtgtatatagcttgtcaaaatggaCATGATAGTATTATACTCCTCCTTCTTGATAAGGGAGCAGACCTTAATGTGCGTAGCGATGACGGAGCCAGTCCACTCTATAttgcttgtcaaaacggacattaTGACACTGTATATCTCTTACTTACCAATGCTGCAGACATTAATTTGGGCACATTAGACGGAACAAGTCCACTTATCATAGCTTGTTTTGTTGGAAATGATGATATTGTACAGCTTTTACTCTGTTATGATGCAGACGTTAATTTGTGCAGAATAGGGCAGGCCAGTCCTCTTTTTACAGCCTGTCAATTTGGACATAAACGCATTGTAGAGTTCTTACTGAGCAATGGAGCAAACGTTAATCTTTGCGAAGAAGACGGTACAAGTCCTCTGTGTGTAGCTTGTTTTGATGGATATTTTGAAATAGCACAAATCTTACTTGAAAAAAGTGCAGACGTAAATTTGTGCAGGAACAATGGAGCCAGTCCACtctttatagcttgtcaaaaagGACATGACAACACAGTGCAACTTTTACTAAGTAATGGAGCAGATGAGAATTTATGCATGGAAAACGGAGCCAGTCCACTCTTTATAGCTTGTGGTAATGGACATGACATCACAGTGCAATTTTTACTTAGTAATGGGGCAAGCGTCAATTTATGCACGGAAAACGGAGCCAGTCCACTTTtcatagcttgtcaaaacggacatgacaTCATAGTGCAACTTTTACTAAGTAATGGGGCAAGCGTCAATTTATGCATGGAAAACGGAGCCAGTCCACTCCATGTAGCTTGTCATAACGGACATGACAGCACAGTGCAGCTTTTACTTAGTAATGGGGCAGATGAGAATTTATGCATGGAAAACGGAGCCAGTCCACTCTATATAGCTTGTGATAATGGACATGACAGCATAGTGCAACTTTTACTTGGGGCAAGCGTCAGTTTTTGCTTGGAAAACGGTGTACTTTATATACGCTATCAAAAAGGAAATGACAGCAAAGTGCAACATTTACTTAGTAATAGGGCAGATGTGAACTTATGCAAGGAAAACGGAGCCAGTCCACTTTTTATAGgctgtcaaaacggacatgacaGCATAGTGCAACTTTTACTTAGTAATGGGGCAGATGTGAACTTATGCATGAAAAACGGAATCAGTCcactctatatagcttgtcaaaacggacttGACAGCATAGTGCAGCTTTTACTTAGTAATGGGGCAGATGTGAACTTATGCATAGAAAACGGAGCCAGTCcactctatatagcttgtcaaaacggacaacATAGCACTGTTAAGATTTTACTGTTAAATGAAGctgatataaatgtatgtatgaAAGATGGAGATAGCCCTCTTCATGGAGCATGTTATGATGGACATACTAGCATTGTTAAAGTTTTACTTAACAAAGGTGCATAcatcaatttaaacaatataagaGAACTAAGTCCTCTTTTTATTGCCTTTCATGGAAGACATTACAAAACCGTTCAATTTTTACTGAAAAACGGCGCGGACGCTAGCCTTGCTAATGGATGTGGAATGATACCTTCTTTAATAGATTGGTTCGATGAAAATGATAGAACCGTGCAATTTTTACGGCGCGAAGACAACATCATCAAAAACATTCATGATCCAGATTCGTTTTTTTCTCTGTTTGTGTTTTGTCAAGTGGAAAATGCGAAACGAATAATTTATGAACTATTCCGTCTTTAA